A window from Ignavibacteriota bacterium encodes these proteins:
- the rbfA gene encoding 30S ribosome-binding factor RbfA, translating to MMSLRQEKISNLVKETLSLIFLQKVKDPNLGFITILRAKVSPDLKIANVYISVYEKEKRKYVMEHIESIKGFLRSELAKRVNLRITPELNFFLDETQDYVDKMNEILNSIKNDNKENDEKN from the coding sequence ATAATGTCTTTACGTCAAGAAAAAATATCAAACCTTGTTAAAGAAACATTGAGTTTAATTTTCCTTCAGAAAGTTAAAGATCCAAATCTTGGATTTATAACAATTTTACGTGCAAAAGTTAGTCCGGATTTAAAAATTGCGAATGTTTACATTTCAGTTTATGAAAAGGAAAAACGCAAATATGTAATGGAGCATATTGAATCTATTAAAGGATTTTTGAGATCCGAATTAGCAAAAAGAGTAAATTTAAGAATTACTCCGGAGCTGAATTTTTTCTTAGATGAAACTCAAGATTACGTTGATAAAATGAATGAGATTTTGAACTCGATTAAAAATGATAATAAAGAAAACGACGAAAAAAATTAA
- the dusB gene encoding tRNA dihydrouridine synthase DusB, with protein sequence MQIGKLNVNSRALLAPMAEVTDFVFRKIAKEFGAGLTFTQMVSAEGVLKNNFETLRLFTFNRSEKPIGVQLLGNDPEIIGKAVKEIAKFKPDVIDLNSGCPVEKVYSCKMGAYLLSQPEQLGKIVKEMVKNSQGIPISVKIRLGPKDKINVLENAKVIEENGASIIIIHARTRHDRYESEADWEWIKIVKENVSIPVVGNGSIFSAKDAIEMFNQTKCDAVLIGRGALGNPFIFKQINALLDGKEFNPTISEISEVAINHIDLLEKEQGFVKNLDKAKKNVIWYFKDHNGVWELIDKLYAENTFDGIKNVLKDHTEKLHENFYPHLNVEDINKKFNNKVLFWLAKEEEKI encoded by the coding sequence ATGCAGATTGGTAAATTAAATGTTAACAGTCGTGCTTTATTGGCACCAATGGCTGAAGTTACCGATTTTGTATTTAGAAAAATTGCTAAAGAATTTGGCGCTGGCTTAACATTTACACAAATGGTTAGCGCCGAAGGCGTTTTAAAAAATAATTTTGAAACATTAAGGTTATTCACATTTAACAGATCTGAAAAACCAATAGGTGTTCAGTTATTAGGTAATGATCCGGAAATTATTGGTAAAGCTGTAAAAGAAATTGCAAAATTCAAACCGGATGTTATTGATCTTAATTCCGGCTGCCCGGTAGAAAAAGTTTACAGTTGTAAAATGGGAGCTTATTTACTTTCCCAACCGGAACAGCTTGGAAAGATTGTTAAAGAAATGGTTAAAAATTCTCAAGGAATTCCAATTTCTGTTAAAATTAGATTGGGACCAAAAGACAAAATTAATGTTCTAGAAAATGCAAAAGTAATTGAAGAAAATGGTGCTTCAATTATTATAATTCATGCAAGAACAAGACATGATAGATACGAATCTGAAGCCGATTGGGAATGGATTAAAATTGTAAAAGAAAATGTTAGTATTCCGGTAGTTGGAAATGGATCAATATTTTCTGCAAAAGATGCAATTGAAATGTTTAACCAAACAAAATGCGATGCTGTGCTTATTGGTCGTGGAGCATTAGGAAATCCTTTTATCTTCAAACAAATTAATGCTTTGCTTGATGGAAAAGAATTTAATCCAACTATTTCTGAAATATCTGAAGTTGCAATTAACCATATTGATTTGCTTGAAAAAGAACAAGGCTTTGTTAAAAATTTAGATAAAGCTAAAAAAAATGTAATTTGGTATTTTAAAGATCATAACGGTGTGTGGGAATTAATTGATAAGCTCTATGCCGAAAATACTTTTGATGGAATCAAAAATGTATTAAAAGATCATACTGAAAAATTACATGAAAATTTTTACCCGCATTTAAATGTGGAAGACATAAATAAGAAATTTAATAATAAAGTTCTTTTTTGGTTAGCAAAAGAGGAAGAAAAAATTTAA
- the pnp gene encoding polyribonucleotide nucleotidyltransferase — protein sequence MIYTKEVEIDGKIVSIEYGRYAKQSNAAVMVTSGETMVLVVATMAQEAKEDQDFFPLSVEYREKSFAAGKYPGGFIKREGRPSEREILSARLIDRPIRPLFSKSFKNEVQVIAQVYSYDGQNDPDVLAAIGASAALTISDIPFLEPIGEVRVARNDGKFIVNPLKSQTAVSDLELTIAGTESSIVMVEGEAKEISEEELLEALKIAHDEIKKIVKIQNELRAECGKEKYSVTEKQIEEEIIKSVNELALGKYSEIVATKLSKEERALKNSELNKFVLESLSEKFPEKENVIKELLHDLEKDLMRKQVLDGGQRLDGRTTTQIRPITIENGLLKRTHGSSLFTRGETQSLTTLTLGTKSDEQRIDGLDEEYSKRFILHYNFPPFSVGEVGKFGGTGRREIGHGNLAERALKFVIPAETVFPYSIRLNSDILESNGSSSMATVCAGSLALMDGGVPSKCAIAGIAMGLIKEGEQYSILSDISGNEDHLGDMDFKVAGSANGITAIQMDIKIQGLSLEIMENALRQAKTGRLEILEKMNSVLSEPKKELSVYAPKQLTTQINPEKIGTVIGPGGKMIQGIQKEFGVIINIEENGNVFISGQLSENVRLAKEKIVGLVSEPEVGKVYKGKVVKIADFGAFVEFLPNQQGLLHISQIDVIRVNKVEDVLKEGEIIKVKLLKIENGKFSLSRKALLKEPEIEKNNSDEQTV from the coding sequence ATGATATATACTAAAGAAGTAGAAATTGATGGTAAAATAGTTTCAATTGAATACGGAAGATACGCAAAGCAATCAAATGCTGCAGTTATGGTAACTTCCGGTGAAACAATGGTTTTGGTTGTTGCAACAATGGCGCAAGAAGCTAAAGAAGATCAAGACTTTTTTCCACTTTCGGTTGAATATAGAGAAAAATCATTTGCAGCAGGAAAATATCCAGGCGGTTTTATTAAAAGAGAAGGAAGACCATCCGAAAGAGAAATACTTTCTGCAAGATTAATTGATAGACCAATTAGACCATTATTTTCTAAATCATTTAAAAATGAAGTACAAGTAATTGCTCAAGTTTATTCGTACGATGGACAAAATGATCCGGATGTTTTGGCTGCTATTGGAGCATCGGCTGCATTAACAATTTCTGATATTCCGTTTTTAGAGCCAATTGGCGAAGTAAGAGTTGCAAGAAATGATGGTAAATTTATTGTAAATCCACTTAAATCTCAAACAGCAGTATCAGATTTGGAGTTAACAATTGCTGGAACTGAAAGTTCAATTGTAATGGTTGAAGGTGAAGCTAAAGAAATTAGCGAAGAAGAATTATTAGAAGCTCTTAAAATTGCTCATGATGAAATTAAGAAAATTGTAAAAATTCAAAATGAATTAAGAGCTGAATGTGGAAAAGAAAAATATTCTGTAACCGAAAAACAAATTGAAGAAGAAATAATTAAAAGTGTAAATGAGTTAGCACTTGGAAAATATTCAGAAATTGTTGCAACAAAATTGAGCAAAGAAGAAAGAGCTTTAAAAAATTCTGAACTAAATAAATTTGTATTGGAATCTTTATCAGAAAAATTTCCTGAAAAAGAAAATGTTATAAAAGAACTTCTTCATGATCTTGAAAAAGATTTAATGAGAAAACAAGTTCTTGATGGCGGACAGAGATTAGATGGAAGAACAACAACTCAAATTAGACCAATAACAATTGAAAACGGATTGTTAAAGAGAACTCACGGATCTTCACTTTTTACAAGAGGTGAAACTCAAAGTTTAACTACATTAACTTTGGGAACAAAATCCGATGAACAAAGAATTGACGGATTGGATGAAGAATATTCAAAAAGATTTATTCTTCATTATAATTTCCCTCCGTTTAGCGTTGGCGAAGTTGGAAAATTTGGTGGTACCGGAAGAAGAGAAATTGGTCACGGAAATTTAGCGGAACGCGCGCTTAAATTTGTAATTCCTGCAGAAACAGTTTTTCCATATTCAATTAGACTAAATTCCGATATCTTAGAATCTAACGGATCATCATCTATGGCAACAGTTTGCGCCGGTTCATTAGCATTAATGGATGGAGGAGTTCCATCAAAATGTGCAATTGCCGGAATTGCGATGGGCTTAATAAAAGAAGGTGAGCAATATTCAATTTTATCAGATATTTCTGGTAACGAAGATCATCTTGGTGATATGGATTTTAAAGTTGCTGGCTCAGCAAATGGAATTACTGCAATTCAAATGGATATTAAAATTCAAGGTTTATCACTTGAAATTATGGAAAACGCTTTAAGGCAAGCAAAAACTGGAAGATTAGAAATTCTTGAAAAAATGAATAGCGTACTTTCAGAACCTAAGAAAGAACTATCAGTTTATGCACCAAAACAATTAACTACACAAATCAATCCGGAGAAAATTGGAACAGTAATTGGCCCCGGCGGAAAAATGATTCAAGGAATTCAGAAAGAATTTGGTGTTATAATAAATATTGAAGAAAATGGAAATGTATTTATTTCTGGTCAGCTTTCTGAAAATGTAAGACTAGCAAAAGAAAAAATTGTTGGATTAGTTTCTGAACCAGAAGTTGGAAAAGTATACAAAGGTAAAGTTGTTAAAATTGCTGACTTTGGTGCTTTTGTTGAATTTTTACCAAATCAACAAGGATTGTTACATATTTCTCAGATTGACGTAATAAGAGTTAATAAAGTTGAGGATGTTCTTAAAGAAGGTGAAATTATAAAAGTGAAACTTTTAAAAATTGAAAATGGCAAATTCAGTTTATCAAGAAAAGCTTTATTAAAAGAACCTGAAATTGAAAAAAATAATTCAGATGAACAAACGGTTTAA
- the ribF gene encoding riboflavin biosynthesis protein RibF, which translates to MEIIKDTKKELNVISSVVTIGTFDGVHLGHQKIIKNLKEKAKELNLKSVLITFYPHPRVVLGEGNEVKLLTPIDEKIKIFEKLGIDFVYIIPFTKEFATKTYQEFIDEIVFAKTKAKYLIIGYDHKFGKNREGDKNKLQNYVEGKIAEMIVVGPEEIDNQPISSTKIRVAIKNDNLDLANEMLGRYYFIDGIVVEGAKRGRTLGYPTANLKPSENNKLIPQNGVYFVKVLYNNQNYFGVANIGLRPTFNNVKEPITEVFIFDFNKEIYGDKISIEFIKKMRDEKNLIQLKNWKIKYTKMLMKQKI; encoded by the coding sequence ATGGAAATTATTAAGGATACGAAAAAAGAATTAAATGTAATTAGTAGTGTTGTTACAATTGGTACTTTTGATGGGGTTCATCTTGGCCATCAAAAAATTATTAAAAATTTAAAAGAAAAGGCAAAAGAACTAAATTTAAAAAGTGTTTTAATTACCTTTTATCCGCATCCGCGAGTTGTTTTGGGTGAAGGAAATGAAGTAAAACTATTAACTCCAATTGATGAAAAAATAAAAATTTTTGAAAAATTAGGAATTGATTTCGTTTATATTATTCCTTTTACAAAAGAATTTGCTACAAAAACTTATCAAGAATTTATTGATGAAATTGTATTTGCAAAAACAAAGGCAAAATATTTGATAATTGGTTACGATCATAAATTTGGTAAAAATAGAGAAGGTGATAAAAATAAATTACAAAATTACGTTGAAGGGAAAATTGCTGAAATGATTGTTGTTGGTCCGGAAGAAATTGATAATCAGCCGATAAGCAGCACAAAAATTAGAGTCGCAATTAAAAATGATAATTTAGATTTAGCGAATGAAATGTTAGGCAGATATTATTTTATTGACGGAATTGTTGTTGAGGGAGCAAAACGGGGAAGAACTTTAGGATATCCAACAGCAAATTTAAAACCTTCGGAAAATAATAAATTAATTCCGCAAAACGGAGTTTACTTTGTTAAGGTTTTATATAACAATCAAAATTATTTTGGCGTTGCAAATATTGGGCTACGCCCTACTTTCAATAACGTGAAAGAACCGATTACGGAAGTTTTTATATTTGATTTCAACAAGGAAATTTATGGTGATAAAATTTCAATTGAATTCATAAAAAAAATGAGAGATGAAAAAAATTTAATTCAATTGAAGAATTGGAAAATCAAATACACAAAGATGTTGATGAAGCAAAAAATTTAA
- the rpsO gene encoding 30S ribosomal protein S15: MSVTKEKKQEIVKKYGATDKDSGKAEVQIAILTERINDLKEHFTNHLKDHASRRGLMQMVGKRRRLLDYVKRKDVERYRSLINELNIRK, from the coding sequence ATGTCTGTTACAAAAGAAAAAAAACAAGAAATAGTAAAAAAATATGGAGCAACTGACAAAGACAGCGGTAAAGCAGAAGTTCAAATTGCAATATTAACAGAAAGAATTAATGATTTAAAAGAACATTTTACAAATCATCTAAAAGATCATGCATCAAGAAGAGGTTTAATGCAAATGGTTGGTAAAAGAAGAAGATTATTGGATTATGTTAAAAGAAAAGATGTTGAAAGATACAGATCTTTAATTAATGAATTAAATATTAGAAAATAA
- the infB gene encoding translation initiation factor IF-2, with amino-acid sequence MSDDKLKKLRIYKFAAEYNLSTDSLVEFLKSKNYNVKSHSSILTDEMIDDIRIHFKKDIEKSEHHYRKISEFQKSLGNIKKEDEPAPVKEQEVVEVVEKEPEIVEEIKNDEVEELQIPIDEKVVEEIIDDKIEVVEENEKVDQPLPVEEKIGNYKTQSELELQKRKSGLKIVGKMDLQTEKKPVKPIKEREIPQPKVTEVVPPVVEESDDDPDGKKRKKKLKAKNKSKSIELSEETIKAKKSKKVKKFVIDKREVDASIKRTLQGVGTTGLGERAAARKKKRKEKHEIQEEILEQKQIEKSTKISVTEFIAVNELANLMKVSVSEVISKCISLGLMVSINQRLDVETITLIADDFGFEVEFQEEYTSDVLEDSDDTEENLELRPPIVTIMGHVDHGKTSLLDYIRKANVVAGEAGGITQHIGAYKVELGEGKEIAFLDTPGHEAFTAMRARGARVTDIVILIVAADDAVMPQTVEAINHSLAAGVPIIVAINKVDKPGSNIDKIKQQLADRKILVEDWGGKYQCVEISAKTGLNIDLLLEKILLEAELLELKANYKRLARGTVIETQLDKGRGITSTILIQKGTMKVGDPFVAGNYHGRVRAMFDERNSKLTEAGPSTPVLVLGFEGAPQAGDTFVVVESEREAREVAIKRQQLQREQDQRQVRMVTLDDIASRIGKGELKDLPLIVKGDVDGSVEALSDSLMKLSNNEVRVQVIHKGVGAISEGDVLLATASSAIIIGFHVRPNTNARRLAESEKVDIRLYNIIYDAINEVKSALEGMLSPILSEKLVATIEVRETFKVPKVGTIAGCYVQDGKILRNNKIRLFRDGIKIYEGHLSTLKRFKDDVREVDAGYECGLNINNFNDIKIGDVIESYEIVETKQKLEQ; translated from the coding sequence ATGTCTGATGATAAACTAAAGAAATTAAGAATTTATAAATTTGCGGCTGAGTATAATCTTTCGACGGATTCATTGGTTGAATTTTTAAAATCCAAAAATTATAATGTAAAATCTCACTCCTCAATTTTAACAGATGAAATGATTGACGATATCCGCATTCATTTCAAGAAAGATATTGAAAAATCAGAACACCACTACAGAAAAATTTCTGAATTTCAAAAAAGTCTGGGTAACATTAAAAAAGAAGATGAGCCAGCTCCGGTTAAAGAGCAAGAAGTTGTTGAGGTTGTTGAAAAAGAACCAGAAATTGTTGAAGAAATAAAAAATGATGAAGTTGAAGAATTACAAATTCCGATTGATGAAAAAGTAGTTGAAGAAATTATAGACGATAAAATTGAAGTAGTTGAAGAAAATGAAAAGGTTGATCAACCGTTACCTGTTGAAGAAAAAATTGGTAATTACAAAACTCAATCAGAACTTGAGCTTCAGAAAAGAAAATCTGGATTGAAAATTGTCGGGAAGATGGATCTTCAAACCGAAAAGAAACCCGTTAAACCAATAAAAGAAAGAGAAATTCCACAGCCAAAAGTTACTGAAGTTGTTCCTCCGGTTGTTGAAGAAAGTGATGATGACCCAGATGGTAAAAAAAGAAAGAAAAAATTAAAAGCTAAAAATAAATCAAAATCAATTGAGCTAAGTGAAGAAACAATTAAAGCTAAGAAAAGTAAAAAAGTTAAAAAATTTGTTATTGATAAAAGAGAAGTTGATGCTTCAATTAAAAGAACTTTACAAGGAGTAGGCACTACTGGATTAGGCGAAAGAGCTGCAGCAAGAAAAAAGAAAAGAAAAGAAAAACATGAAATTCAAGAAGAAATTTTAGAACAAAAACAAATTGAAAAAAGCACAAAAATTTCCGTTACAGAATTTATTGCCGTAAATGAATTAGCTAACTTGATGAAAGTTTCTGTTAGCGAAGTTATTTCGAAATGCATTAGTTTAGGTTTAATGGTTTCAATAAATCAAAGATTGGATGTGGAAACAATAACATTAATTGCTGATGATTTTGGATTTGAAGTTGAATTTCAAGAAGAATATACTTCTGATGTACTTGAAGATAGTGATGATACAGAGGAGAATTTAGAACTTCGTCCTCCGATTGTAACAATTATGGGTCACGTTGATCATGGTAAAACTTCATTACTGGATTATATTAGAAAAGCAAATGTTGTTGCTGGGGAAGCCGGTGGAATTACACAGCATATTGGTGCATACAAAGTTGAACTTGGCGAAGGAAAAGAAATAGCATTTCTAGATACTCCGGGTCACGAAGCTTTTACTGCAATGCGTGCAAGAGGAGCAAGAGTTACAGATATCGTTATTTTAATTGTTGCTGCGGATGATGCCGTAATGCCGCAAACTGTCGAAGCGATAAATCACTCACTTGCAGCCGGTGTTCCAATAATTGTAGCAATAAATAAAGTTGATAAACCCGGTTCAAATATTGATAAAATAAAACAACAATTGGCAGATAGAAAAATTTTGGTTGAAGATTGGGGCGGTAAATATCAATGCGTGGAAATATCTGCAAAAACTGGTTTGAATATAGATTTATTGTTGGAAAAAATTCTTCTCGAAGCTGAATTGCTTGAACTCAAAGCAAATTATAAAAGATTAGCAAGAGGTACCGTTATTGAAACTCAGCTTGATAAAGGCAGAGGAATTACATCCACAATTTTAATACAAAAAGGAACTATGAAAGTTGGCGATCCCTTTGTTGCCGGTAATTATCATGGAAGAGTAAGAGCAATGTTTGATGAACGAAATTCTAAACTTACTGAAGCTGGTCCATCAACTCCGGTTTTAGTTTTGGGTTTTGAAGGAGCTCCGCAAGCTGGTGATACATTTGTTGTGGTAGAATCAGAAAGAGAAGCACGTGAAGTTGCTATAAAACGTCAGCAATTGCAAAGAGAACAAGATCAGCGTCAAGTTAGAATGGTAACATTGGATGATATAGCAAGCAGAATTGGTAAAGGTGAATTAAAAGATCTTCCGCTTATTGTTAAAGGTGATGTGGATGGCTCGGTTGAAGCTCTTTCGGATTCGTTAATGAAATTATCCAATAACGAAGTTAGAGTTCAAGTTATTCATAAAGGTGTAGGAGCAATTTCAGAAGGCGATGTTCTTTTAGCTACAGCATCAAGTGCAATTATAATTGGTTTCCACGTAAGACCAAATACAAATGCACGTCGACTTGCTGAAAGTGAAAAAGTTGATATAAGATTGTACAATATTATTTACGATGCAATCAATGAAGTTAAATCTGCTTTAGAAGGAATGTTGTCACCAATTTTATCAGAGAAATTAGTTGCAACAATTGAAGTTAGAGAAACATTCAAAGTACCAAAAGTTGGAACAATTGCCGGCTGTTATGTTCAAGATGGAAAAATATTGAGAAATAACAAAATCAGATTATTTAGAGATGGAATAAAAATTTACGAAGGTCATTTATCAACCTTAAAAAGATTTAAAGACGATGTACGTGAAGTTGATGCCGGTTATGAATGTGGATTAAACATAAATAATTTTAACGATATTAAAATTGGCGATGTTATTGAATCTTATGAAATAGTTGAAACAAAACAGAAACTTGAGCAATAA
- a CDS encoding Rne/Rng family ribonuclease has product MQKEIIINSSTTQNRVAITEDGTLIDFFVDSAEKSRMVGNIYLGKVARVLPGIRAAFIDIGLKHDAFLHFSDIGDQFREFQNVLDEDDENEIGIDEDDQTENVKQIEAEKKPPQIPKLHKGQDIIVQIIKEPVANKGVRITSSISIPGRFCVLLPFDNKIGISKKISDFKERKRLKILSRSILPENCGLIIRTAAKEQEENSLESDLKYLVNSWKNIQAKVKESKPPELLYNDLTTTTSVIRDLFTPDVSKVFIDSKSLFREIRDYVQLVQPELVPKIEFYKSRMPIFETFKIEEQIKTLMGRKVPLPNGGHIIIEHTEAMTVIDVNSGRYAAKKEQELNSLKTDLEASREIVRQLRLRDIGGLIVIDFIDLEEEKNRKKIYDELKKEFKKDRAKIALLPMTDFGIVQITRQRVRQNIIQSINEVCPYCNGSGLMTKRSSVIHDIEEWFKRYKSQGKIRSFILSVHPSLSNDLKIGFFSTLNKLQLKYFFRIRLEDNEHLNPQDFEVKSKKTGEKIA; this is encoded by the coding sequence ATGCAAAAAGAAATTATAATTAATTCATCCACAACTCAAAACAGAGTTGCAATAACCGAGGATGGAACATTAATTGATTTTTTTGTTGATAGTGCAGAAAAAAGCAGAATGGTTGGCAATATTTATCTTGGAAAAGTTGCCAGAGTTTTGCCGGGTATTAGAGCTGCATTTATTGATATCGGTTTAAAGCACGATGCGTTTCTTCATTTTTCTGATATTGGAGATCAATTTCGAGAATTTCAAAATGTTTTGGATGAAGATGATGAAAACGAAATTGGAATTGACGAAGATGATCAAACAGAAAATGTTAAGCAAATTGAAGCAGAAAAAAAACCTCCGCAAATTCCAAAACTTCATAAAGGACAAGATATAATTGTTCAAATTATAAAAGAGCCGGTTGCGAATAAGGGTGTTAGAATTACATCATCAATTTCAATTCCCGGAAGATTTTGCGTACTTCTACCGTTTGATAATAAAATTGGAATTTCTAAGAAAATTTCTGATTTCAAAGAACGGAAAAGATTAAAAATTTTATCTAGAAGTATATTGCCGGAAAATTGCGGATTAATAATTAGAACTGCGGCAAAAGAGCAGGAAGAAAATTCTTTAGAAAGTGATTTAAAATATTTAGTAAATAGTTGGAAAAATATTCAAGCAAAAGTAAAAGAATCCAAACCGCCAGAATTATTATACAATGATTTAACAACCACCACAAGTGTAATTAGAGATTTATTTACTCCAGATGTTTCAAAAGTTTTTATCGATTCAAAAAGTTTATTCAGAGAAATTAGAGATTATGTTCAATTGGTTCAGCCGGAATTAGTTCCCAAAATTGAGTTTTACAAATCGCGAATGCCAATTTTTGAAACATTCAAAATTGAAGAGCAAATTAAAACTTTAATGGGTAGAAAAGTTCCGCTTCCAAACGGCGGACATATTATAATTGAACATACAGAAGCAATGACTGTAATTGATGTAAACAGCGGAAGATATGCTGCTAAAAAAGAACAAGAATTAAATTCATTAAAAACAGATTTGGAAGCCTCTCGTGAGATAGTTAGGCAATTGCGTTTAAGAGATATCGGCGGATTAATTGTTATAGATTTTATTGATTTGGAAGAGGAAAAAAATAGAAAAAAAATCTACGATGAATTGAAAAAGGAATTTAAAAAAGACAGAGCAAAAATTGCTTTGCTTCCAATGACTGATTTTGGAATTGTTCAAATAACAAGACAAAGAGTACGTCAAAATATTATTCAATCTATAAATGAAGTTTGTCCTTACTGCAACGGCTCCGGATTGATGACTAAAAGATCAAGCGTAATTCACGATATTGAGGAATGGTTTAAAAGATATAAATCGCAAGGAAAAATTAGAAGTTTCATTTTAAGTGTACATCCATCATTAAGCAATGATTTGAAAATCGGATTTTTCTCAACTTTAAATAAACTTCAACTGAAATATTTTTTTAGAATCAGATTAGAAGATAATGAACATTTAAATCCGCAAGATTTTGAAGTTAAATCAAAAAAAACCGGTGAAAAAATAGCTTAA
- the fsa gene encoding fructose-6-phosphate aldolase, which yields MKFFIDTANISEIKEAASMGLLDGVTTNPSLVAKEGKDFKELLNEIVKIVDGPISAEVVSTDYSGMLKEAEELAAIHPNIVIKIPLILEGIKAVKTLTSMNIKTNVTLCFSASQAILAAKAGATYVSPFVGRLDDISHSGMQLIEQIVTIYNNYNYKTQVLVASIRHPLHLVEAAEIGAHVATIPFSVIKKLFNHPLTDSGLETFLKDWKKLNG from the coding sequence ATGAAATTTTTTATTGATACGGCAAATATTAGTGAAATTAAAGAAGCGGCTTCAATGGGATTGTTAGATGGAGTTACAACAAATCCATCTTTAGTTGCAAAAGAAGGAAAAGATTTTAAAGAACTTCTTAACGAAATTGTAAAAATTGTTGATGGACCAATCAGCGCGGAAGTTGTTTCAACAGATTATAGCGGAATGCTGAAAGAAGCAGAAGAATTAGCTGCAATTCATCCAAATATTGTTATAAAAATTCCCCTAATTCTTGAAGGAATTAAAGCTGTAAAAACTTTAACTTCAATGAATATTAAAACAAATGTTACGCTTTGTTTTTCTGCATCTCAAGCAATTTTAGCAGCAAAAGCCGGTGCAACATATGTAAGTCCGTTTGTTGGAAGATTAGATGATATAAGTCATTCCGGAATGCAATTGATTGAACAAATTGTAACAATTTACAACAACTATAATTACAAAACACAAGTATTGGTTGCAAGTATTCGGCATCCGCTTCATTTGGTTGAGGCTGCAGAAATTGGAGCGCATGTTGCCACAATACCATTTAGTGTAATTAAAAAATTATTCAATCATCCTTTGACTGACAGCGGATTAGAAACATTTTTGAAAGATTGGAAAAAATTAAACGGATAA
- the truB gene encoding tRNA pseudouridine(55) synthase TruB, producing MIIKKTTKKINLSDLTEGAVLLIDKPKNKSSFFIVNAVKKKFGIKKVGHAGTLDPAATGLLIVCIGKKTKEISKFQEMHKVYTGTITLGASTLSMDCETELINIVEVNELDKNKILEIRNSFVGEIDQIPPMFSALKYKGKSLYKYARKGIEIERAPRKVKIYSFEIVEINKPNIVFEIECSKGTYIRVIANDFGNKTGFGGYLSELRRTQIGEFKVDDSFNLDEMEKLAIENYN from the coding sequence ATGATAATAAAGAAAACGACGAAAAAAATTAATCTTTCTGATTTAACAGAAGGAGCTGTTCTTTTAATTGATAAACCAAAAAATAAATCATCTTTTTTTATTGTTAATGCTGTAAAAAAAAAGTTTGGAATTAAAAAAGTAGGGCACGCCGGAACTTTGGATCCAGCAGCAACGGGTTTATTGATTGTATGTATTGGTAAGAAAACAAAAGAGATAAGCAAATTTCAAGAGATGCATAAAGTTTATACTGGAACAATAACTTTAGGTGCTTCAACATTATCAATGGATTGTGAAACGGAATTAATAAATATTGTTGAAGTTAACGAACTTGATAAAAATAAAATTCTTGAAATTAGAAATTCATTCGTAGGTGAAATTGATCAAATTCCGCCGATGTTTTCTGCATTAAAATATAAAGGGAAATCTCTTTATAAATATGCAAGAAAAGGAATTGAAATTGAGCGAGCTCCAAGAAAAGTTAAAATTTATAGTTTCGAAATTGTTGAAATAAATAAACCAAATATTGTTTTCGAAATAGAATGTTCTAAAGGTACTTACATTCGAGTAATTGCAAATGATTTTGGAAATAAAACTGGTTTCGGCGGTTATTTGAGCGAATTAAGAAGAACTCAAATTGGAGAATTTAAAGTTGATGATTCCTTCAATTTAGATGAAATGGAAAAATTGGCAATTGAAAATTATAATTGA